From the Lathyrus oleraceus cultivar Zhongwan6 chromosome 4, CAAS_Psat_ZW6_1.0, whole genome shotgun sequence genome, one window contains:
- the LOC127074313 gene encoding AT-hook motif nuclear-localized protein 23, with product MAGLDLGSASRFMQNLHRQDLHLQQQHQQHHHDSEEQESNRVGGGVGGGAAPFSSNDEDDRSQGLELGSAAGPGDVVGRRPRGRPPGSKNKAKPPVIITRESANTLRAHILEVASGSDVFECVTNYARRRQRGICVLSGTGTVTNVSLRQPAAAGGAVTLHGRFEILSLSGSFLPPPAPPGATSLTIYLAGGQGQVVGGSVVGELIAAGPVIVIAASFTNVAYERLPLDDEEQVQMQTVAGGGGSQGSGSGGAGGVGGVGGGNTSPFPDPSSGLPFFNLPLNMQNVQLPVDGGGWAGNNSASRQPF from the coding sequence ATGGCTGGTTTGGATTTAGGAAGTGCATCGCGCTTTATGCAAAACCTTCACAGACAAGACTTGCACCTTCAGCAGCAACATCAGCAACACCATCACGATTCCGAAGAGCAAGAATCGAATCGAGTTGGTGGCGGCGTTGGTGGTGGTGCAGCACCGTTTTCATCCAACGACGAAGATGACCGAAGCCAAGGCTTGGAGTTAGGTTCGGCTGCGGGTCCAGGTGACGTAGTCGGACGTCGTCCACGTGGCAGACCGCCAGGCTCGAAAAACAAGGCGAAACCTCCGGTGATTATCACGAGAGAAAGCGCCAACACTCTCAGAGCTCATATTCTTGAAGTTGCTAGCGGTTCTGATGTTTTCGAATGTGTTACGAACTACGCTCGCCGCCGTCAGCGTGGGATCTGTGTTTTAAGCGGAACTGGCACGGTTACGAATGTTAGTCTCAGGCAGCCGGCGGCGGCTGGTGGTGCTGTGACTCTTCATGGAAGATTTGAGATATTGTCTTTGTCTGGATCTTTTCTGCCACCGCCGGCTCCTCCTGGAGCGACTAGTTTGACGATTTATCTTGCAGGAGGTCAGGGACAGGTGGTCGGAGGAAGTGTGGTTGGTGAACTCATTGCGGCGGGACCGGTGATTGTGATTGCTGCTTCGTTTACTAATGTGGCTTATGAGAGGTTGCCTTTGGATGATGAGGAACAGGTTCAGATGCAGACAGTGGCGGGAGGTGGTGGTTCTCAAGGCTCTGGTAGTGGTGGTGCTGGTGGCGTTGGTGGCGTTGGTGGTGGGAATACTAGTCCATTTCCTGATCCATCTTCTGGTTTGCCGTTTTTCAATCTGCCTTTGAATATGCAGAATGTTCAGTTGCCTGTTGACGGTGGTGGTTGGGCGGGAAACAACTCCGCTTCACGTCAACCTTTTTGA